In Gadus chalcogrammus isolate NIFS_2021 chromosome 11, NIFS_Gcha_1.0, whole genome shotgun sequence, a single window of DNA contains:
- the star gene encoding steroidogenic acute regulatory protein, mitochondrial: MLPATFKLCAGISYRHTRNMTGLRKNALAAIHHELNRRAGPGSGNWINQVRRRSSFLSSRIEEAEEYSPEEVTYVRQGESALQEAISILGEQEGWTVETVASNGDRVLSKVVAGVGKVFKLEVVVDQPLETLYGELVGNMEQMGDWNPNVKQVKILQKIGADTMVTHEVSGDTPGNVVGPRDFVSVRCAKRRGSTCFLAGKSTQHPGMPEQKGVVRAENGPTCIVLKPDAADPNRTKFTWLLSIDLKGWIPKTIINRVLSQTQVDFANHLRQRMASNVSLEMAPAC; the protein is encoded by the exons ATGTTGCCTGCAACCTTCAAGCTGTGTGCTGGCATCTCTTACCGCCACACAAGGAACATGACAG GTCTGAGGAAGAACGCTCTCGCTGCCATCCACCATGAACTCAACAGAAGGGCCGGCCCCGGCTCTGGCAACTGGATCAATCAGGTCCGCCGGCGGAGCTCATTCCTCA GCTCCAGGatcgaggaggcggaggagtacAGCCCGGAGGAGGTGACCTACGTGAGGCAGGGGGAGAGCGCCCTGCAGGAGGCCATCAGCATCCTGGGGGAGCAGGAAGGCTGGACCGTGGAGACCGTCGCA TCGAACGGGGACAGGGTTCTGAGCAAGGTGGTGGCGGGCGTGGGGAAGGTGTTcaagctggaggtggtggtggaccaGCCTCTGGAGACCCTTTACGGGGAGCTGGTGGGCAACATGGAACAGATGGGGGACTGGAACCCCAACGTCAAGCAGGTCAAG ATCCTGCAGAAGATCGGCGCCGACACCATGGTCACCCACGAGGTGTCCGGGGACACGCCCGGGAACGTCGTGGGGCCCCGGGACTTTGTCAGCGTCCGCTGTGCCAAGCGGCGCGGCTCCACCTGCTTCCTCGCCGGGAAGTCCACCCAGCACCCCGGGATGCCCGAGCAAAAGGGGGTGGTGAG AGCGGAGAACGGCCCCACCTGCATAGTGTTGAAGCCCGATGCCGCAGACCCCAATCGGACCAAGTTCACCTGGTTATTAAGCATAGATCTCAAG GGCTGGATCCCGAAGACCATCATCAATAGAGTGCTCTCCCAGACGCAGGTGGACTTTGCCAACCACCTCAGACAGAGGATGGCTAGCAATGTGTCTTTGGAGATGGCGCCCGCATGCTAA
- the elmod3 gene encoding ELMO domain-containing protein 3 has product MEGDISVESHTEGLTCLSHECKPFEEVTNGHSIHKPVTNGLPIGHRVKEQSNGNASLRSLPISALKQNGLLQTLAAGGEPMVAEESSELEKAREEWEAVESAQPAASEESVPTPLISFNEALQYFQTTDLGELLRNIQPTVRRTGLAAITHFFFGPPRLHRELLEERDLVFAIAQCSLDNSQAVHMRVLQTIYKRLVGGRLDCARYGDHWENIGFQGTDPATDLRGTGFLGLMHTLYFVMDPETLPLARDIYKLSQHPTQNFPFSVMSINMTRIALQVLREEALSKECNRRQQVVGVLNEFYVATYLHLFQLWKTQQKTISDSGYVLKEVELFAKKNPKQMMRRLEVFLKEQRAGAGPRGPSPDPQGQQGGSPSLGGARTGPGSGSGQGSKEKQMHFTGVCELPPDMEGEARLI; this is encoded by the exons ATGGAAGGAGACATTAGTGTTGAATCACACACTGAG GGTCTGACATGTTTGTCCCATGAATGTAAACCATTCGAGGAGGTCACGAACGGCCACTCCATCCACAAGCCG GTGACGAATGGACTCCCCATCGGCCATCGTGTTAAAGAGCAGAGCAATGGAAACGCTTCGCTGCGTTCACTGCCG ATCTCAGCACTGAAGCAGAATGGCCTTCTGCAGACCTTGGCTGCGGGAGGGGAGCCTATGGtggcag AGGAGAGCTCTGAGCTGGAGAAGGCCAGGGAGGAATGGGAGGCAGTGGAGAGCGCCCAGCCAG CGGCCAGCGAAGAGTCGGTGCCGACGCCTCTCATCTCCTTCAACGAGGCCCTGCAGTACTTTCAGACCACGGACCTCGGGGAGCTCCTG AGGAACATACAGCCCACCGTTCGTAGGACCGGCCTGGCCGCCatcacacacttcttcttcGGACCCCCGCGGCTGCACAGAGAGCTCCTGGAGGAGAGGGACCTTGTGTTTGCCATTGCACAat GTTCTCTAGACAACAGCCAGGCGGTGCACATGCGTGTCCTCCAGACCATCTACAAGAGGCTGGTGGGCGGCCGGCTGGACTGCGCTCGCTACGGAGACCACTGGGAGAACATCGGCTTCCAGG gtacggACCCGGCAACTGACCTGCGTGGGACGGGCTTCCTAGGCCTGATGCACACGCTGTACTTCGTCATGGACCCGGAGACTCTGCCGTTGGCCCGGGACATCTACAAGCTCTCCCAGCACCCCACACAG AATTTCCCCTTCAGCGTGATGTCAATCAACATGACCCGCATCGCCCTGCAGGTGCTGCGGGAAGAAGCCCTCTCAAA GGAGTGTAACCGGCGGCagcaggtggtgggggtgctgaACGAGTTCTACGTGGCCACGTATCTGCACCTGTTCCAGCTGTGGAAGACCCAGCAGAAGACCATCTCTGACTCCGGCTACGTGCTTAAAG AGGTGGAGCTGTTTGCCAAGAAGAACCCCAAGCAGATGATGCGGCggctggaggtcttcctgaagGAGCagcgggcgggggcggggccgcgggGGCCGTCGCCGGACCCCCAGGGCCAGCAGGGGGGCTCCCCCAGCCTGGGAGGAGCCAGAACGGGACCAGGGTCGGGATCAGGGCAGGGCAGCAAGGAGAAGCAGATGCACTTCACTGGAGTATGTGAGCTACCCCCGGACATGGAAGGAGAGGCCAGACTCATCTaa